A genomic stretch from Microplitis mediator isolate UGA2020A chromosome 10, iyMicMedi2.1, whole genome shotgun sequence includes:
- the LOC130675831 gene encoding uncharacterized protein LOC130675831: protein MEVTEPVISDNVDTLIEGETNKTNDAEPNNLVITNIVELKDPLELSLEIEATYGLKPCFVELERCDKIWETIQLIRDLQEDPNSEISDDENGSDVDADDYDNYDNDTVNNDDAETIVGEEDNNSNAIYDDEPSSSHNDTESCSSTQNNPIAPYIKYQPVLDNGNTALPNFQFSVHRTRVLYPCVTCGKQYSHIRSLREHEERIHHIIQPPVRKRSDHNNKNNDTNLLNNQENQVANKNKLIEFINSDKNTSNDDMLIVNSTEFIKSVLATEPGKKSSCWYCDKSYADKYSLKKHLVAVHGGDPGIVRTYKRKEPPQSLPEPTAAPVAVKCEEEIPQKKRRVERSRNLNVYRCETCGKHFYSQRNMRQHGRKVHGVYVRPPRKIVDSRKHIGNNNNNNNSNNNNNKKENEKTKVQTTLSISSNSLTYESPTKNKNSLKRKNATVRTCPICQVKLKDLGGFRTHCKKHGITLKFESLYPREQDKDDLDCKVCNKTFMTFNHILEHYWNIHQRNLRYKCYICGALSNNSEDLVTHLIKSHKIYLLLRKVNYAFKCHVCKNSFTNKDVYRMHMTQGHGLDVKTKQIERVLKSRARILSNPPRQTPTTRSLKKPSQIKRRIINEKARPSSSRSGLREKTKFNYDETVLLLDTALSSGGSSSDELSTGNKRARRSSNLSSEKMNTSVNNDGPTELNPTEPTFCILCSKNGYKNIRKHFIEYHKVRSPDKLIEQCIELTPASSKPAAVKNEKEIKSEVKEEKKEIVTPVRNSGNNNRRSAGVKKRIFLPKSRQSIPGPIRTFVGIQGKNGIVKYICKYCPLTSNDYEAMRRNERSHRLKDKIDSLTKPTNPGFLNLNPNLILKPRKLIRSDHVFKSDDQTVEVNRKSSTGITQSSNNNKAPVRRASFPLEQYQQHNRLTRGIVKLQEQIEHRCPICSRVFRNSDILASHKISCNVRVDNHQAIINDTSDTRESSDRDSGISITIKKKNDSYEIVSRNNSDDIKSQDSENRQNDLLLSDIPTDNYLNQNNDDKSDKANNDNPNNIVGSKNVPEYSETHETIKIQKDDDNDEEIVIDADDQNINVPVIINKPQVSKKKSTIKRKPSKVPSLVVLCTRELDKKYVSDCSIRKCYICGTDWPSPLSRGSHMTSFHKSARR from the exons atggAAGTAACGGAACCAGTAATTAGTGATAATGTGGATACTTTAATTGAAGGGGAAACCAATAAAACTAATGATGCAGAACCAAACAATCTCGTTATTACAAACATTGTCGAGTTAAAG GATCCGTTAGAATTGTCACTGGAGATAGAAGCGACATACGGATTGAAACCGTGTTTTGTTGAACTGGAGAGATGTGACAAAATATGGGAAACAATACAGCTGATAAGAGACTTGCAGGAAGACCCTAATTCGGAAATAAGTGATGATGAAAATGGATCTGACGTTGATGCTGATGATTATGACAATTATGACAATGATACTGTAAATAATGATGATGCTGAGACAATTGTCGGTGAAGAagataataattcaaatgcgATCTATGATGACGAGCCCAGTTCATCACACAATGATACCGAATCGTGTTCGTCGACCCAAAATAATCCAATCGCTCCTTACATTAAATATCAACCGGTTTTGGATAATGGAAACACGGCTTTAccgaattttcaattttccgtTCATCGAACACGTGTTTTGTATCCATGTGTGACATGTGGTAAGCAGTACAGTCACATAAGATCACTTAGAGAACACGAAGAACGTATTCATCATATTATCCAGCCGCCAGTTCGTAAAAGATCTGAtcacaataacaaaaataacgatacgaatttattaaataatcaagAAAATCAAGTCGCtaataagaataaattaattgagttcattaattcagataaaaataCTTCAAATGATGACATGCTTATTGTCAATTCAacagaatttattaaatctgTATTGGCTACTGAACCGGGTAAAAAATCATCATGCTGGTACTGCGATAAATCTTATGCTgataaatattcattgaaGAAACACTTAGTTGCTGTGCACGGTGGAGATCCAGGAATAGTTAGAACTTACAAACGTAAAGAACCTCCACAAAGTCTTCCTGAGCCTACGGCAGCACCAGTTGCTGTTAAATGTGAAGAAGAAATTCCCCAGAAAAAACGACGTGTAGAACGATCACGGAATTTAAATGTCTATCGTTGTGAAACTTGCGGTAAACATTTTTACTCACAGAGAAATATGCGACAACATGGTCGTAAAGTTCATGGTGTCTATGTAAGACCGCCACGAAAAATCGTAGATTCTAGAAAACATAtaggaaataataataacaataataatagtaataacaataataataaaaaagaaaacgaaaaaacaaaagttcAAACGACATTGTCTATATCATCGAATTCGCTGACATATGAATCaccaactaaaaataaaaattcgttaaaACGTAAAAATGCTACGGTTAGAACTTGTCCGATTTgtcaagtaaaattaaaagatttaGGCGGATTTCGAACTCATTGTAAAAAACATGGCATCACacttaaatttgaaagtttatATCCACGTGAACAAGATAAAGATGATCTTGATTGTAAAGTGTGTAATAAAACATTCATGACATTTAATCATATTCTTGAACATTACTGGAATATTCATCAACGAAATTTGCGTTACAAATGTTATATTTGCGGAGCATTGTCTAATAACTCGGAAGATTTGGTTacacatttaataaaatcacataaaatttatttattgctacGAAAAGTTAATTATGCTTTTAAATGTCACGTGTGTAAGAATAGTTTTACCAACAAAGATGTCTATCGCATGCATATGACACAAGGACATGGGTTGGAtgtaaaaacaaaacaaatcgAAAGAGTATTGAAAAGTCGAGCAAGGATACTTAGTAATCCACCGCGCCAAACCCCAACTACGCGTAGTTTGAAAAAACCGAGTCAAATAAAGCGACggataataaatgaaaaagcAAGACCTTCATCAAGCAGAAGTGGATTGcgtgaaaaaacaaaattcaattatGATGAAACTGTTCTATTGTTAGATACTGCTTTGAGCTCAGGTGGTTCTTCATCAGATGAATTGTCTACTGGTAATAAAAGAGCAAGAAGAAGCAGTAATTTGTCGAGtgaaaaaatgaatacttCTGTTAATAATGATGGGCCGACTGAACTGAATCCAACAGAACCAACTTTCTGCATATTATGTTCGAAAAAtggttataaaaatataagaaaacaTTTTATTGAGTATCATAAAGTACGTAGCCCAGACAAATTGATTGAGCAGTGCATAGAATTAACACCGGCTAGTTCAAAACCTGCTGctgtgaaaaatgaaaaagaaataaaatcagAAGTAAAAGAAGAAAAGAAAGAAATTGTTACTCCAGTTAGAAATTCGGGTAACAATAATCGCCGGAGTGCTGGtgtaaaaaaacgaatttttctTCCAAAATCAAGACAATCTATACCAGGACCGATCCGTACATTTGTAGGAATTCAAGGTAAAAATGGTATTGTCaagtatatatgtaaatattgtCCATTAACATCGAATGATTATGAAGCGATGCGCAGAAATGAACGTAGTCATAgattaaaagataaaattgaCAGTCTGACAAAACCAACAAATCcgggttttttaaatttaaatccaaatttaatattgaaaccTCGTAAACTCATAAGGTCAGATCATGTCTTTAAAAGTGATGATCAAACAGTTGAAGTTAATCGTAAATCATCAACAGGAATTACACAAtcatctaataataataaagcacCAGTACGTCGAGCATCATTTCCACTAGAACAATATCAACAGCACAATCGTTTAACGCGAGGAATTGTTAAACTTCAAGAACAAATTGAACATAGATGTCCAATATGTTCCCGCGTTTTTCGAAATAGTGATATATTGGCTTCccataaaatttcatgtaaCGTACGTGTCGATAATCATCAGGCAATAATAAATGACACTAGCGATACACGTGAAAGTAGTGATCGTGATTCAGGAATAagtattacaataaaaaagaaaaatgattcATATGAAATAGTCAGTCGTAATAATAGTGACGATATTAAATCACAAGATTCGGAAAATCGtcaaaatgatttattattgtcTGATATTCCGACTGATAATTATCttaatcaaaataatgatGACAAGAGTGATAAGGCTAATAATGATAACCCTAATAATATAGTTGGTAGTAAAAATGTTCCCGAGTACAGTGAAACTCACGAGactattaaaatacaaaaagaCGACGACAACGATGAAGAAATTGTTATAGATGCTGATGACCAAAATATTAATGTTccagttattattaataagccACAAgtatcaaagaaaaaaagtacaattaAAAGAAAACCAAGTAAAGTACCGAGTTTGGTGGTATTGTGCACACGTGAGCTAGATAAAAAATACGTTAGCGATTGTTCCATACGAAAATGTTATATTTGTGGTACAGATTGGCCATCACCACTCTCTCGAGGTTCTCATATGACCAGTTTCCACAAATCAGCGCGTAGGTAA
- the LOC130676010 gene encoding phosphatidylinositol 4-phosphate 5-kinase-like isoform X1, whose translation MDNKHCDKNSVIDCENILKEMNIYDNKINKNSIKQEDIDTDDMTVHISKKKLKKERQRAKKLEAAKKPSNSSGNQKNSQVSNSKKNINNDVDEKIDDIGNDNNSSNSNLDNDIDELSLEHSAFVQSIVKQKNKFKNNSIVKNNKNSIDNIADSNNVNSIDSSDDLQGFTVVKKDKNNRDINCNKTPEGYGKEGFRLIMKGQKADAIYYFTKAIKLNKLDIRHYINRSYCYLNVGSYIEALSDIKFVISRTDDPVLISIMKCRQAQALMGLEHYNEAETCFQEALNVLPDCLPVKFELYRMKIIQLINMGFSERYILEIFRETPLIKMKDAIAILCELNSDYDKQFYDNNINNDIESEIFQSDSEDNPSNTSIFMEIFDYNDHSNSWQASINIEEESASTKMKAAKNTKKAESKVIGSKGKATEVTDAVKTPQKNTTLDAKAVWVGSLNPKIKDSMLHKKFSEFGKINSVAVVPGERYGFINFVEARSAQRAVEAGSVELCGINLPIKMRA comes from the exons ATGGATAACAAACattgtgataaaaatagtGTAATAGATTGTGAAAATATACTTAAAGAaatgaacatatatgataataaaattaataaaaattcaataaaacaaGAAGATATTGACACAGATGATATGACTGTacatatttcgaaaaaaaaattaaagaaagaaCGACAACGTGCTAAGAAACTTGAAGCTGCTAAAAAACCTTCAAATAGTTcaggaaatcaaaaaaattcacaagtatcaaattcgaaaaaaaatatcaacaatgatgttgatgaaaaaatagatgatataggtaatgataataatagtagtaattcAAATTTAGATAATGATATAGATGAGCTGTCGTTAGAGCATTCAGCATTTGTTCAGTCAAttgttaaacaaaaaaataaatttaaaaataattcgattgttaaaaataataaaaattctatagatAATATAGCGGATAGTAATAATGTTAATAGTATTGATTCATCAGATGATTTACAAGGATTTACTGTCGTTAaaaag gataaaaataatagagatataaattgtaataaaactCCAGAGGGATATGGAAAAGAAGGATTTAGATTAATAATGAAAGGTCAAAAGGCTGACGCTATATATTATTTCACGAAAgccattaaattaaataaattagatataCGTCATTATATTAATAGAAGTTATTGTTATTTGAATGTTGGTAGTTATATTGA AGCATTAagtgatataaaatttgttatttctcGTACGGATGATCCAGTATTAATAAGTATAATGAAATGTAGACAAGCGCAAGCATTGATGGGCTTAgag CATTATAATGAAGCTGAAACATGTTTTCAAGAAGCATTAAATGTTCTTCCAGATTGCTTGCCTGTTAAATTTGAACTTTACAGGATGAAAATAATACAGCTTATTAATATGGGTTTTTCTGaaagatatattttagaaatatttcgAGAAACgcctttaataaaaatgaaa gacgCTATTGCTATTTTATGTGAATTAAATAGTGATTATGATAAACAATTTTacgataataatataaataatgacattgaaagtgaaatttttcaatcagaTAGCGAAGATAATCCAAGTAATACAAGTATATTTATGGaaatatttgattataatGATCATAGTAATTCGTGGCAAgcttcaataaatattgaagaaGAATCTGCATCGAC aaaaatgaAAGCAGctaaaaatacaaagaaagCTGAATCTAAAGTTATCGGAAGTAAAGGAAAAGCAACTGAAGTAACTGATGCTGTAAAAACTCCACAGAAAAATACCACTCTTGATGCAAAAGCTGTGTGGGTTGGGAGTTTGAATCctaaaataaaagatagtATGCTGCACAAAAAGTTCTCAGA atttggTAAAATCAATAGTGTAGCTGTTGTGCCTGGTGAACGATATGGTTTCATAAATTTTGTAGAAGCACGTTCTGCTCAGAGAGCGGTTGAGGCCGGTTCTGTTGAACTGTGTGGAATAAATCTGCCAATAAAAATGCGCgcataa
- the LOC130676014 gene encoding mitochondrial import inner membrane translocase subunit Tim23-like isoform X2, with protein sequence MIGFSNNNKNSSPSTSEFANDDLNTPISSSQRITPYSPYLNFDPSYLPTSQPEFITPSGITTTGGSGLRRGQFELAFGQIGAAFTIGAGIGGTRGLIRGLKATTLAGQTGKLRRTQLINHVMKNGTSVGNSLATIAVMYSGIGVAIHEYRQIESDLNSIISATATGILLKSTAGVPKCIMGGIVGFALSTTYCIWNGWDTLSEIMQDYNMNPASK encoded by the exons atgataggatttagtaataacaataaaaattcatcacCATCAACATCCGAATTCGCCAATGACGACCTCAATACTCCAA tatcATCATCACAACGTATAACTCCGTATAGTCCTTATTTAAACTTTGATCCGTCGTATTTACCAACAAGCCAACCAGAATTTATAACACCCTCGGGAATCACTACGACTGGTGGATCAGGACTCCGTAGAGGACAATTCGAATTAGCTTTTGGTCAAATCGGTGCTGCTTTTACAATAGGTGCTGGTATTGGAGGTACGAGAGGATTAATTCGAGGTCTCAAAGCGACGACATTGGCTGGACAAACAGGAAAACTCAGAAGGACcca atTAATTAATCATGTTATGAAAAATGGCACATCAGTAGGAAATTCACTTGCGACAATTGCTGTAATGTATAGCGGTATTGGTGTAGCAATTCACGAATACCGACAAATTGAAAgcgatttaaattcaattatttcggCTACTGCTACTGGAATATTGTTAAAATCAACTG cTGGTGTTCCAAAATGTATAATGGGTGGTATTGTAGGATTTGCATTATCAACAACTTACTGCATATGGAACGGATGGGATACTTTATCTGAGATTATGCAAGATTACAACATGAATCCAGC ATCCAAGTGA
- the LOC130676014 gene encoding mitochondrial import inner membrane translocase subunit Tim23-like isoform X3 — MIGFSNNNKNSSPSTSEFANDDLNTPISSSQRITPYSPYLNFDPSYLPTSQPEFITPSGITTTGGSGLRRGQFELAFGQIGAAFTIGAGIGGTRGLIRGLKATTLAGQTGKLRRTQLINHVMKNGTSVGNSLATIAVMYSGIGVAIHEYRQIESDLNSIISATATGILLKSTAGVPKCIMGGIVGFALSTTYCIWNGWDTLSEIMQDYNMNPA, encoded by the exons atgataggatttagtaataacaataaaaattcatcacCATCAACATCCGAATTCGCCAATGACGACCTCAATACTCCAA tatcATCATCACAACGTATAACTCCGTATAGTCCTTATTTAAACTTTGATCCGTCGTATTTACCAACAAGCCAACCAGAATTTATAACACCCTCGGGAATCACTACGACTGGTGGATCAGGACTCCGTAGAGGACAATTCGAATTAGCTTTTGGTCAAATCGGTGCTGCTTTTACAATAGGTGCTGGTATTGGAGGTACGAGAGGATTAATTCGAGGTCTCAAAGCGACGACATTGGCTGGACAAACAGGAAAACTCAGAAGGACcca atTAATTAATCATGTTATGAAAAATGGCACATCAGTAGGAAATTCACTTGCGACAATTGCTGTAATGTATAGCGGTATTGGTGTAGCAATTCACGAATACCGACAAATTGAAAgcgatttaaattcaattatttcggCTACTGCTACTGGAATATTGTTAAAATCAACTG cTGGTGTTCCAAAATGTATAATGGGTGGTATTGTAGGATTTGCATTATCAACAACTTACTGCATATGGAACGGATGGGATACTTTATCTGAGATTATGCAAGATTACAACATGAATCCAGCGTAA
- the LOC130676010 gene encoding uncharacterized protein LOC130676010 isoform X2 — protein MDNKHCDKNSVIDCENILKEMNIYDNKINKNSIKQEDIDTDDMTVHISKKKLKKERQRAKKLEAAKKPSNSSGNQKNSQVSNSKKNINNDVDEKIDDIDNIADSNNVNSIDSSDDLQGFTVVKKDKNNRDINCNKTPEGYGKEGFRLIMKGQKADAIYYFTKAIKLNKLDIRHYINRSYCYLNVGSYIEALSDIKFVISRTDDPVLISIMKCRQAQALMGLEHYNEAETCFQEALNVLPDCLPVKFELYRMKIIQLINMGFSERYILEIFRETPLIKMKDAIAILCELNSDYDKQFYDNNINNDIESEIFQSDSEDNPSNTSIFMEIFDYNDHSNSWQASINIEEESASTKMKAAKNTKKAESKVIGSKGKATEVTDAVKTPQKNTTLDAKAVWVGSLNPKIKDSMLHKKFSEFGKINSVAVVPGERYGFINFVEARSAQRAVEAGSVELCGINLPIKMRA, from the exons ATGGATAACAAACattgtgataaaaatagtGTAATAGATTGTGAAAATATACTTAAAGAaatgaacatatatgataataaaattaataaaaattcaataaaacaaGAAGATATTGACACAGATGATATGACTGTacatatttcgaaaaaaaaattaaagaaagaaCGACAACGTGCTAAGAAACTTGAAGCTGCTAAAAAACCTTCAAATAGTTcaggaaatcaaaaaaattcacaagtatcaaattcgaaaaaaaatatcaacaatgatgttgatgaaaaaatagatgatatag atAATATAGCGGATAGTAATAATGTTAATAGTATTGATTCATCAGATGATTTACAAGGATTTACTGTCGTTAaaaag gataaaaataatagagatataaattgtaataaaactCCAGAGGGATATGGAAAAGAAGGATTTAGATTAATAATGAAAGGTCAAAAGGCTGACGCTATATATTATTTCACGAAAgccattaaattaaataaattagatataCGTCATTATATTAATAGAAGTTATTGTTATTTGAATGTTGGTAGTTATATTGA AGCATTAagtgatataaaatttgttatttctcGTACGGATGATCCAGTATTAATAAGTATAATGAAATGTAGACAAGCGCAAGCATTGATGGGCTTAgag CATTATAATGAAGCTGAAACATGTTTTCAAGAAGCATTAAATGTTCTTCCAGATTGCTTGCCTGTTAAATTTGAACTTTACAGGATGAAAATAATACAGCTTATTAATATGGGTTTTTCTGaaagatatattttagaaatatttcgAGAAACgcctttaataaaaatgaaa gacgCTATTGCTATTTTATGTGAATTAAATAGTGATTATGATAAACAATTTTacgataataatataaataatgacattgaaagtgaaatttttcaatcagaTAGCGAAGATAATCCAAGTAATACAAGTATATTTATGGaaatatttgattataatGATCATAGTAATTCGTGGCAAgcttcaataaatattgaagaaGAATCTGCATCGAC aaaaatgaAAGCAGctaaaaatacaaagaaagCTGAATCTAAAGTTATCGGAAGTAAAGGAAAAGCAACTGAAGTAACTGATGCTGTAAAAACTCCACAGAAAAATACCACTCTTGATGCAAAAGCTGTGTGGGTTGGGAGTTTGAATCctaaaataaaagatagtATGCTGCACAAAAAGTTCTCAGA atttggTAAAATCAATAGTGTAGCTGTTGTGCCTGGTGAACGATATGGTTTCATAAATTTTGTAGAAGCACGTTCTGCTCAGAGAGCGGTTGAGGCCGGTTCTGTTGAACTGTGTGGAATAAATCTGCCAATAAAAATGCGCgcataa